CGGGCCATCCGGGAACACGTGTCCCAGGTGCGCATCACAGTTGCCGCAGCGGATTTCAATGCGCTGCATGCCGTGCGAATAATCGTTAAGGTAACGAATCGAGTCCTCGCTTACCGGCTCGTAAAAACTCGGCCAGCCGCAGCCCGAATCATACTTAGTTTCAGAGTTAAACAGCGGCGCATCGCACACCAGACAGTGGTAGACGCCATCACGCTTGTTATGCAGCAGACGCCCGGTATACGGCGGTTCCGTGCCGTGATTCTGGGTGACGTAAAACTGCATTTCCGTCAGGGTGTTTTTCAGGTCGTCCTGGGAGTTTTGATTGGCCATAAGGTGACATCTCGGGGAGGTTTAAGCAGTTACATTACCTGCATTATTCTAACAAAACATTAACAGTAACGCGTACACTTTTGGTCTAAACTTAGCACTGAAAATGCAGCTGACAAGCAAACGTGATTAACATCACACTTTTGTTTTCGACGCCCTTTTAAATTCCTCTCGGTGTCCCCATATGGACCTGAGCCCAAAAGGAAGAGTGAGGTGAGTCAGTCGTGCAAAGCTTGTCCACAGGATTGATTTGTCGCAATGATTGACACGATTCCGCTTGACGCTGCGTAAGGTTTTTGTAATTTTACAGCCAACCTTTTATTCACTAACAAATAGCTGGTGGAATATATGACTATCAAAGTAGGTATCAACGGTTTTGGCCGTATCGGTCGCATTGTTTTCCGTGCTGCTCAGAAACGTTCTGACATCGAGATCGTTGCAATCAACGACCTGTTAGACGCTGACTACATGGCCTACATGCTGAAGTATGACTCTACTCACGGTCGTTTCGACGGTACCGTTGAAGTTAAAGACGGTCATCTGATCGTTAACGGTAAAAAAATCCGCGTTACCGCTGAAAAAGACCCGGCTAACCTGAAGTGGGACGAAGTGGGCGTGGACGTGGTTGCTGAAGCAACCGGTATCTTCCTGACCGACGAAACCGCACGTAAACACATCACCGCTGGCGCGAAAAAAGTTGTTCTGACTGGCCCGTCCAAAGACAACACCCCGATGTTCGTTCGTGGCGCTAACTTTGATAAATATGCAGGCCAGGACATCGTGTCCAACGCTTCCTGCACCACCAACTGCCTGGCACCGCTGGCGAAAGTTATCAACGACAACTTCGGCATCATCGAAGGTCTGATGACCACCGTTCACGCGACCACCGCAACTCAGAAAACCGTTGACGGCCCGTCTCACAAAGACTGGCGCGGCGGCCGTGGCGCAGCTCAGAACATCATCCCGTCCTCTACCGGCGCTGCTAAAGCTGTAGGTAAAGTGCTGCCGGAACTGAACGGCAAACTGACTGGTATGGCGTTCCGCGTTCCGACCCCGAACGTATCCGTTGTTGACCTGACCGTTCGTCTGGAAAAAGCAGCAACCTACGAGCAGATCAAAGACGCTATCAAGAAAGCCGCTGAAGGCGAAATGAAAGGCGTTCTGGGTTACACCGAAGATGACGTGGTTTCCACCGACTTCAACGGCGAAGTATGCACTTCCGTGTTCGATGCTAAAGCAGGTATCGCACTGAACGACAACTTCGTGAAACTGGTTTCCTGGTACGACAACGAAACCGGCTACTCCAACAAAGTACTGGACCTGATCGCTCACATCTCCAAATAAGTGAGATGAGATTCTGATCTTAAGGGCGACTTCGGTCGCCCTTTTTATTTGGATTTAAGACAGAGGATTGCCAGAAATGATCAATACGCTTTTTGCCCTGCCGGTGTCTGAGCAGTTAACGCCTTACCTCTCCCGTCGTCAGCATGACGAGCTGGATATCATCGTTATCGACCACCCGCAGGTTCGCGCCGCCGTGGCGCTGCAGGGCGCGCACCTGCTGTGCTG
This sequence is a window from Cronobacter sakazakii. Protein-coding genes within it:
- the gapA gene encoding glyceraldehyde-3-phosphate dehydrogenase; this translates as MTIKVGINGFGRIGRIVFRAAQKRSDIEIVAINDLLDADYMAYMLKYDSTHGRFDGTVEVKDGHLIVNGKKIRVTAEKDPANLKWDEVGVDVVAEATGIFLTDETARKHITAGAKKVVLTGPSKDNTPMFVRGANFDKYAGQDIVSNASCTTNCLAPLAKVINDNFGIIEGLMTTVHATTATQKTVDGPSHKDWRGGRGAAQNIIPSSTGAAKAVGKVLPELNGKLTGMAFRVPTPNVSVVDLTVRLEKAATYEQIKDAIKKAAEGEMKGVLGYTEDDVVSTDFNGEVCTSVFDAKAGIALNDNFVKLVSWYDNETGYSNKVLDLIAHISK
- the msrB gene encoding peptide-methionine (R)-S-oxide reductase MsrB, which produces MANQNSQDDLKNTLTEMQFYVTQNHGTEPPYTGRLLHNKRDGVYHCLVCDAPLFNSETKYDSGCGWPSFYEPVSEDSIRYLNDYSHGMQRIEIRCGNCDAHLGHVFPDGPQPTGERYCVNSASLSFTDDDNGEQIKG